The Hippoglossus stenolepis isolate QCI-W04-F060 chromosome 11, HSTE1.2, whole genome shotgun sequence genome includes a window with the following:
- the basp1 gene encoding brain acid soluble protein 1 homolog, whose amino-acid sequence MGGKLSKKKKGYNVNDDKAKDKDAKAEGASAEESEAPKDNKDEAPAATDAKEVANDTAAKEAPAADTAAAKDEEKNAAPAAKEPEKPAANAEPKTEAPKSAEPAKAEEKPAAPAPAKESAPAPKEPEAKAAAPAPVAESKDEADAKKTEAPAAPAAKAETAPAASPDPKPTEAAAPAPAPAKEAAAAPSSTPAAEPPAKEANATEAPSKDQTVAVQD is encoded by the coding sequence ATGGGAGGCAAGCTCAGCAAAAAGAAGAAGGGGTACAACGTAAATGACGACAAGGCCAAAGACAAAGATGCCAAAGCCGAGGGGGCTTCTGCCGAGGAGAGTGAAGCTCCGAAAGACAACAAAGATGAGGCCCCGGCTGCCACCGACGCTAAGGAAGTAGCGAATGACACAGCGGCCAAGGAGGCGCCGGCAGCAGACACCGCAGCGGCCAAAGACGAGGAAAAGAACGCAGCTCCCGCCGCAAAGGAGCCCGAGAAACCTGCCGCCAACGCTGAGCCCAAAACAGAGGCGCCGAAGAGCGCAGAGCCCGCCAAGGCCGAGGAGAAACCAGCCGCCCCCGCCCCGGCCAAAGAATCGGCCCCTGCCCCCAAGGAGCCTGAGGCCAAGGCCGCGGCTCCAGCCCCGGTGGCCGAGAGCAAAGATGAGGCCGACGCCAAAAAGACTGAGGCCCCAGCGGCACCAGCAGCCAAAGCCGAGACGGCCCCCGCGGCCTCCCCTGACCCCAAGCCCACAGAGGCGGCGGCGCCGGCTCCCGCACCGGCAAAGGAGGCCGCTGCGGCACCTAGTTCAACACCAGCCGCCGAACCTCCGGCCAAGGAGGCGAACGCCACAGAGGCACCAAGCAAGGATCAAACCGTAGCAGTTCAAGATTAA